The window TATTCTCCGGTTCATTCCTGCAAGGTGGCCCTGATCCGAAGTTGAGCATTCCGCGCAATCTTAGCGCCTCGCCTGGGCAAACTCTAAACATTCCGGTCGACATCGACAGCATCGTCGATCTCACCGGCAGCGGACTAAGCTCGGGCGACCTGGTGATCTATTACGATCCGCAGGTGCTCGACGTCACTGATGTGGCTCTTGGCAGTCTCCTGAGTAATCGCAGCGACTGGATGATCTCTTCGCGAATCAATCCGCTCGCCGGACGAATCGATATCACGCTCGCCGGAACCAGGCCCATCGAAGGACGCTTCCGTGGCGAGTTTGTGAAATTGCAAGCGACGGTGCGCGCAGGCGCGACGACCGGCGCTTCGGCCATCAATATCGCGGCCAATTCGCGCAGCCGGCAAACGCAACTGAACGAAGGGGGCCTGACGCTCATTCCAGCGCCTACCGATGCCAGCAACGATGCGATCGACGGTTTGCTGACCGTGATCAGTGCTGCGGCGCCTCCCGAAGTGACGGCGCGCGTAATCGACGGCCGTCTGCTTATCACCGGCACGAACGCTGCCGAACAGATTTTCGTCGGCTACGTTGATGCGGAGCGCGTGCTGGTGCGGTCGGGGCGTCGTTTGCTCGGAACATTTGTAGCGCCCCAAGGCATCGCCATCGACGGGGTGGCTGGCAATGATCTTGTCTATGTTGACCCGCGCCTGCCGGCGACGGTCATTCAGCAGTCGTCCATCGGCGCGGATCACGATCTAATTTTTGCTGCCGACAACAGCCAGCTTATCGAGACAGAGCTTCCACCGTCCAACATCGCGACAGCGGCCGGCCAACAACTCTCTAACCAGGAGTTAGCCATTCTGCAGATACTCGCCAACTGGCGCGCAGAGTATGAAATCGTCAGTGCGCCCGCGCCGGGCGCTCGGTCCATGGCAATCCGTCGCCGGTAATCCCCGAGGAGTTGATTGCGTCTTCAACGGCTCATCAGTCGTTCGATCTTGCCGAAGTACCAGCTGCTGAGCGGGAAGTGGCTGGCCATAACGACTAGCAAGGCGAGCACCATCGCCAGATTGCCGCGGCTGAAATCGAGTTGCACGAAGATGGCGTTGAAGAACGCGGCGCCTTCTAGCAACGCACAAGCGACGATCGTGCGGACTTGAATCGTCTGCGCTGCCGATTGGATCTCGATGAGTCGTTGATATTCAGAGTCGGGCTTGAGCTGCGGCACGATCAAGAACGGCGGGACCAGCAGCGCCAAGACTCCTGCTACGACAGCGCTCGCCATGGCAATCGCTTGCGGGATGGTGAGTTGTCCGGGTATCACGACCAGTTGCTGCGGCAGCTTGCCCGCGCGCAGGTGCAAAAACAAGCAGAAGCCTGTGTAGCTTGTGACGCCCAGCAGCAGCGCGCAGACAATAATCCGCAACACCATGAGCGAGCCGCGCAGCTGTTGTCGTTCGTCTTCAGTGAGTTCGGGCATGGAAATTTTTTGCAGCGAGTACGCTTTGTTCTCAGGCGGGATTAGTGGCAATCTTCAAGTCGGCAGCGAGGCGGGCGGGGTCGATCGCGGCCACGTTGGTTTTTTGCTCATCTGCACGAACAGCGGCGATCCCAGCGATTTGTCCGGTCGTCATCCAAACCGGCTCCATGCGTAGCACCGACATCGCGACGTGCGTGCAAGACATCGCCACGGGAACCAGCAAGTTGTCGATAGTCTTCGGCAGCAGAGCGCCATAAGGAATCTGTCCGGGTTGCGCAGGTCCCTGCGCTTTCTTGGGATACCAGAGGACTCCTTCCATGAAACCATCGACGGCGAAACGGCGGTCGTGGCACGGATGCACATCGAAGGAATGTTCGCCGAGCGCGATCGGATTTTCGACGCGCGGCGTCTGCCCTTTGTCATCCGGCATGAAGTTTCGCTGTGTAATCAGCGCCCGGCCGGTGATTCGCCGACCTTGTCGCACATAAATCTGCCAAGGCCAATGATCGTTGCTGGTGAATTCCTGTTTGTGCAGGCCGAGCGGCGCGACCTGGCTGCGGATGGCCTCGGGAACATGTGGATCGTTTTGTAAAAACCAGAGCATGCCAGCCCCATGTTCGATGTGAAACCGCGCCAGTCGTGCGCGATGTGCTTTGCTCGCTTCGGGCCAGGCCCAACTGATACCGGGGCAGTTCAAACTGGTGAGCCATTCGATGTGACCGTTGGCTTCGACTTTTCGCCCCGGCAACGTCACGCCGCTGCTCCAGCGCGTGACTCGGCCACTTTTGAAATCGTCGAGCAGCGGCAAATAGTCGGGCAAGTGCTGTTCGTACGAATTGGGCTTCTCAATCGGAACTCGTTGTTCTTTGTCGTCGGTGAAAATACATCGCGCACAAAAGGCCTGAATGGCTGGCGAGGCTTCACCCGTGTCTGCCGTGATGATTTGCTTGCCGGTGCGGAAGTTCATGTAATGAATGCCGGCGAGCGGCTCGTCGAATTCATCGCGCGCTTCGCGTCCGACGCGATACGGCACTTTCGCCGCCGCGGCGAGGTCGCCTTCGTAGGTGCCGTCGATGAACGTCTTCGCCGCGATCATCTGCTGAGCGTTTTTCGCGTCGCTGAGTTCAACCTGTTTGATTTGGCCGCCGTCGATGGTGGCTCGCAGCAGGTGATGCGCCGGGAGGAATGTCAGATTAGGTTCGTTCGCGATGATCTGCTCAAAGACGAGTTGAGCGACCGACGGTTCGTAGTACCAGCCGTCATGAATGAGTTTGAATTCGGGCGAGGTCTCGCCGAGGCGTTTGACGTATTCCGCTCGCACGCGCTGCGTGAACTCCAGAACGAAGCCGCCGAACAAATGTCGACGCACTGCATCAGTCGTGCAGAGTCCGCTGGCTGCCATGCCGCCAGGATGAGGCTGTGGGCAGGCAAGCGTGACCTTCAAACCACGGCGGGCTGCTTCGACGGCGGCGGCGATTCCGCCGGGAGTGCTGCCGTAGACGAAGACGTCAGTAGTTTTTTTCTCGGGCTGATGCGCGAGTGCGTTTGACGCGAGAGCGGTGATTGAGGAAGCAACGAGGAAGTCTCTGCGTTTCATTAGTTTTGGTATCCGCTTCGGCCCCTCACCCCAACCCTCTCCCCGGAGTACCGAGGAGAGGGAGTAACTATTTATCTATCTCGATAACTAAATGAAGGCCCGATCGAGATGCGTGTAACCTCCATCTACGTGAATCAGCTGCCCCGTCGTGTGACTTGATCGTTGCGAGAGGAGGAAAACCACCATGTTGGCGATTTCTTCGGACTTCGTCATCCGTCGCTCGTAAGGAATGCGCTGTTCGATCTTGCGGCGTTCACCGGCAGGATCGCCGAGCGTTTGAATCCATTTTTCGTAGAGCGGCGTCCAGCACTCGGCGACGATCACGGCGTTGACGCGGATGTGATACTTCGCGAGTTCGATGGCCCATTCGCGTGTCAGGGCATTGCGACCGCCATTCGCCGCGGCGTAGGCCGAAGTATGTCCTTGGCCTGTTTCGGCGACCTTCGAGCCGATGTTGACGATCGCGCCTTGGGACTTTTTCAGTTCGGGCAAGGCATGCCGGACGACTTCATAGTAGTGGATCAGATTCCGCTGCAGCGAACGGATAAAGTCGTCGACGTTTCCTTCCTCAAGGCCGATGTTGTCGTTCACGCCGGCGTTGTTCACCACGCCATTGATGCGGCCGAATTTGGCGACTGCTTGTTTGACGGCGGATTCGCATGCGGCGGGATCGGTCAGTTCAGTGGCGATGCCATGCGCACGGCCACCAGCAGTGACGATTTCGGCGACGGCGGTTTCATTGTCGGCCTGGTTGCGGCCAATGATCACAGCGATCGCTTTTTCAGCGGCGAGCACATCGGCGATCGAGCGGCCGATTCCTTTCGCGCCGCCGGTGACGAGGACGACGTGATCTTGCAGTTGTAGGTCCATGGGGCTCTCGGATTGCTTCGGCGGTGCGTCGGAAGAGGGACATGATAACCAGCCGCCGAGTCCTATTGTCAGCCAGCGGGGAACATCGCGACAATGTGACCACTTCAATTGATCCTGCGCACACGCAGCAAACACCCCGGAGCTTTCATGGAAGCCTCATCGTACGAATTTCTCAAGCAACTGCTCCACACGCCCAGTCCCAGCGGTTACGAACGGCCGATTCAGGACGTCGTTCGCAAATACGTTGCTTCGTTCGCCGATACGGTTCGCACCGATGCTCACGGCAACGTCATCGCCTGCAAAAATCCCGAGGCGAAGGTACGCGTGATGTTCGCCGGTCACTGCGATCAGATCGGCATGCTCGTGACGCACTTTCACGACAGCGGTTTCATTTACGCACAGACGATCGGCGGTTGGGACCCGCAGCAACTGATCGGTCAGCGAATGGTGATCTGGGCCAGCGGTGGGCCGATTCCGGCGGTCATTTCGCGCAAGCCGATTCACTTGCTGACGGACGAAGAACGTAAGCAGGTTGTGAAGCTCGACGATCTGTGGCTCGATATTGGCGCCAAGACCAAGCAGGAAGCTCAGGAGTTGGTCCGCATTGGCGATCCAGTGACGCTGCAACTCGGCTTGGTCGAAATGCGGAACGGCCTGGCCAATTCGCCGGCGATGGATAACAAGACTGGCTTGTGGACGGTGATTGAAGCCCTCCGCCGTGCCTCGCTGCAATCGCTGCAGGTCGGCGTGTATGCAGTGTCGACGGTGGCCGAGGAAATCGGTCTGCGCGGCGCACAGACGAGCGCCTTCGGTGTCGATCCGCACATTGGCATTGCAGTCGATGTAACGCACGCGACCGATTGCCCCACGATCGACAAGCGGCAGCAAGGCGATATCGCTCTCGGCAACGGCCCGGTGATCTTCCGCGGTCCGAACATGAATCCAGTCGTCACGGAGCGACTGATCGCAACGGCGAAGGAGAAATTGATTCCCTTTCAAATGTCGGCCAGCGGCCGAGCCGTTCCCAATGATGCGAACGCGCTGCAGTTGAATCGCGCTGGTGTCGCGACGGGCCTGGTGAGTTTGCCGAATCGGTACATGCACTCGGCCGTGGAGATGGTGGCGCTCGAAGATCTCGACCGCGCTGCCGATCTGCTGGCGGCATTTGTGGTTGGTTTGAACGGCGACGAAGACTTCACGCCG is drawn from Anatilimnocola floriformis and contains these coding sequences:
- a CDS encoding FAD-dependent oxidoreductase; the encoded protein is MKRRDFLVASSITALASNALAHQPEKKTTDVFVYGSTPGGIAAAVEAARRGLKVTLACPQPHPGGMAASGLCTTDAVRRHLFGGFVLEFTQRVRAEYVKRLGETSPEFKLIHDGWYYEPSVAQLVFEQIIANEPNLTFLPAHHLLRATIDGGQIKQVELSDAKNAQQMIAAKTFIDGTYEGDLAAAAKVPYRVGREARDEFDEPLAGIHYMNFRTGKQIITADTGEASPAIQAFCARCIFTDDKEQRVPIEKPNSYEQHLPDYLPLLDDFKSGRVTRWSSGVTLPGRKVEANGHIEWLTSLNCPGISWAWPEASKAHRARLARFHIEHGAGMLWFLQNDPHVPEAIRSQVAPLGLHKQEFTSNDHWPWQIYVRQGRRITGRALITQRNFMPDDKGQTPRVENPIALGEHSFDVHPCHDRRFAVDGFMEGVLWYPKKAQGPAQPGQIPYGALLPKTIDNLLVPVAMSCTHVAMSVLRMEPVWMTTGQIAGIAAVRADEQKTNVAAIDPARLAADLKIATNPA
- a CDS encoding SDR family oxidoreductase, yielding MDLQLQDHVVLVTGGAKGIGRSIADVLAAEKAIAVIIGRNQADNETAVAEIVTAGGRAHGIATELTDPAACESAVKQAVAKFGRINGVVNNAGVNDNIGLEEGNVDDFIRSLQRNLIHYYEVVRHALPELKKSQGAIVNIGSKVAETGQGHTSAYAAANGGRNALTREWAIELAKYHIRVNAVIVAECWTPLYEKWIQTLGDPAGERRKIEQRIPYERRMTKSEEIANMVVFLLSQRSSHTTGQLIHVDGGYTHLDRAFI
- a CDS encoding M42 family metallopeptidase — protein: MEASSYEFLKQLLHTPSPSGYERPIQDVVRKYVASFADTVRTDAHGNVIACKNPEAKVRVMFAGHCDQIGMLVTHFHDSGFIYAQTIGGWDPQQLIGQRMVIWASGGPIPAVISRKPIHLLTDEERKQVVKLDDLWLDIGAKTKQEAQELVRIGDPVTLQLGLVEMRNGLANSPAMDNKTGLWTVIEALRRASLQSLQVGVYAVSTVAEEIGLRGAQTSAFGVDPHIGIAVDVTHATDCPTIDKRQQGDIALGNGPVIFRGPNMNPVVTERLIATAKEKLIPFQMSASGRAVPNDANALQLNRAGVATGLVSLPNRYMHSAVEMVALEDLDRAADLLAAFVVGLNGDEDFTP